In the genome of Telluria beijingensis, one region contains:
- a CDS encoding cysteine hydrolase family protein, with protein MSKQALIVIDVQNDYFPDGRWELANMDAAAANVGRLLRHYRARDTPVVHIRHEFPDAASAPFFAPGSEGAAIHVSAAPLDGEPVLLKHHINSFRDTPLLEILRGRDVEEVVICGAMSHMCVDACTRASNDFGFKVTVVHDACASRDLEFDGVKVPAAHAHAAFMAALGFAYASMRSTDEITAA; from the coding sequence ATGAGCAAGCAAGCACTGATCGTCATCGACGTCCAGAACGATTATTTTCCCGACGGCCGCTGGGAGCTGGCCAATATGGACGCCGCCGCCGCCAACGTCGGCCGCCTGCTGCGCCACTACCGCGCGCGCGACACGCCGGTGGTCCACATCCGCCACGAATTTCCCGACGCGGCCAGCGCGCCGTTCTTCGCCCCCGGCTCCGAGGGCGCCGCGATCCACGTGTCGGCGGCGCCGCTCGATGGCGAGCCGGTGCTGCTCAAGCACCACATCAACTCGTTCCGCGACACCCCGCTGCTGGAGATCCTGCGCGGGCGCGACGTCGAGGAAGTCGTCATCTGTGGCGCCATGAGCCATATGTGCGTGGACGCCTGCACCCGCGCATCCAACGACTTCGGCTTCAAGGTGACCGTGGTGCACGACGCCTGCGCTTCGCGCGACCTGGAATTCGATGGGGTCAAGGTGCCGGCCGCGCATGCCCACGCCGCCTTCATGGCGGCGCTCGGCTTCGCCTACGCCAGCATGCGCTCCACTGACGAGATCACGGCAGCATGA
- a CDS encoding isochorismatase family cysteine hydrolase has protein sequence MIDSELARGHTALLLVDPYNDFLSEGGKLWPRIAATRNAARLHANLRAVLRGARGAGVPVVTVPHHRYAPGNLDAWRFATPYQTGSARALVFQRGEWGGEWHPDIGPLPGELVVKEHWASSGFANTDLDLQLRQRGITHVVLVGLVANTCIEGTGRAASELGYHVTLVADATAAFSNAALRAAHDINASSYAHQLVATEHLLEQFSAIALDTTHHHHHLHNNEEPS, from the coding sequence ATGATCGACAGCGAACTGGCGCGCGGCCACACGGCATTGCTGCTGGTCGACCCGTATAACGACTTTTTGTCCGAGGGCGGCAAGCTGTGGCCCCGCATCGCCGCCACCCGCAACGCGGCGCGGCTGCACGCCAACCTGCGCGCCGTGCTCAGGGGCGCGCGCGGCGCCGGCGTCCCGGTGGTGACGGTGCCGCACCACCGCTACGCGCCGGGCAACCTCGATGCCTGGCGCTTCGCCACACCGTACCAGACCGGCAGCGCCCGCGCGCTGGTGTTCCAGCGCGGCGAATGGGGCGGCGAATGGCATCCCGACATCGGGCCGCTGCCGGGCGAGCTGGTGGTCAAGGAACACTGGGCCAGCAGCGGCTTCGCCAACACCGACCTCGACCTGCAACTGCGCCAGCGCGGCATCACCCACGTGGTACTGGTGGGCCTGGTGGCCAACACCTGCATCGAGGGCACCGGACGCGCCGCCTCCGAACTGGGCTACCACGTCACCCTGGTTGCGGACGCCACCGCCGCCTTCAGCAACGCCGCGCTGCGCGCCGCCCACGACATCAACGCCTCCAGCTATGCCCACCAGCTGGTCGCGACCGAACACCTGCTGGAACAATTCTCGGCCATCGCGCTCGACACCACTCACCACCACCATCACCTTCACAACAACGAGGAGCCATCATGA
- a CDS encoding SDR family oxidoreductase, whose amino-acid sequence MKVRDSVVLVTGANRGLGRAWARLLLEAGARKVYAAARDPRTIDLPDVIPIELDITRGQQVRHAAAECGDVTLLVNNAGIVRGGGLLDDETPERARQELDTNLFGTLSMCRAFAPILAANGGGAIVNVLSVLSWISIPGGATYSISKAATWSMTNGVRIALKPQGTQVVGLHVAFMDTDMTAGIDAPKAAPLDVVAQAIAALEAGQDEVLADAMTREVKRGLSLERGVYLDAAG is encoded by the coding sequence ATGAAAGTCAGGGATTCGGTCGTACTCGTTACCGGCGCCAACCGCGGACTCGGCCGCGCCTGGGCCCGCCTATTGCTCGAAGCCGGCGCGCGCAAGGTGTATGCCGCCGCGCGCGATCCGCGCACCATCGACCTGCCTGATGTGATCCCGATCGAACTCGACATCACCCGCGGGCAGCAGGTGCGGCATGCGGCCGCCGAATGCGGCGACGTGACCCTGCTGGTGAACAATGCCGGCATCGTGCGCGGCGGCGGCCTGCTCGACGACGAAACGCCCGAGCGTGCCCGGCAAGAGCTCGACACCAACCTGTTCGGGACCCTGTCGATGTGCCGCGCCTTCGCGCCCATCCTGGCCGCCAACGGCGGTGGCGCCATCGTCAATGTGTTGTCGGTGCTGAGCTGGATCAGCATTCCGGGCGGCGCCACCTACAGCATCTCGAAGGCTGCGACCTGGTCGATGACAAATGGCGTGCGTATCGCGCTCAAGCCGCAGGGCACGCAGGTGGTGGGCCTGCACGTGGCCTTCATGGACACCGACATGACGGCCGGAATCGATGCGCCGAAGGCGGCGCCGCTGGACGTCGTGGCCCAGGCCATCGCCGCCCTCGAGGCCGGGCAGGACGAAGTGCTGGCCGACGCCATGACGCGCGAGGTCAAGCGCGGACTGTCGCTCGAGCGCGGCGTCTACCTCGACGCGGCGGGTTGA
- a CDS encoding 2Fe-2S iron-sulfur cluster-binding protein encodes MSPTITINGNAVALPADPRVSLLDLLREHLHLSGTKKGCDQGACGACTVLLDGEQRILSCLALAVQYQDRAITTIEGLAHEGALHPLQQAFIEHDGFQCGYCTPGQICSALGMEAELRRGVPSYVTDDLAAESIACSEDEVRERMSGNLCRCGAYNGIVEAVTEHHVQLNVRAGRGETA; translated from the coding sequence GTGTCCCCGACCATCACCATCAATGGAAACGCCGTCGCGCTGCCCGCCGACCCGCGCGTTTCGCTGCTCGACCTGCTGCGCGAGCACCTGCACCTGAGCGGCACCAAGAAGGGCTGCGACCAGGGCGCCTGCGGCGCCTGCACCGTGCTGCTCGACGGCGAGCAGCGCATCCTGTCCTGCCTGGCGCTGGCCGTGCAATACCAGGACCGGGCGATCACCACGATCGAAGGCCTGGCCCACGAGGGCGCCCTGCATCCGCTGCAGCAAGCCTTCATCGAGCATGACGGCTTCCAGTGCGGCTACTGCACGCCGGGCCAGATCTGCTCGGCGCTGGGCATGGAAGCCGAACTGCGGCGCGGCGTACCCAGTTATGTGACCGACGACCTGGCCGCCGAGTCGATCGCCTGCAGCGAAGACGAGGTGCGCGAGCGCATGAGCGGCAACCTGTGTCGTTGCGGCGCCTACAACGGCATCGTGGAAGCAGTCACCGAACACCATGTGCAGCTGAACGTCAGGGCCGGCAGGGGAGAGACGGCATGA
- a CDS encoding FAD binding domain-containing protein: protein MNPFTFARAQDAADAVRQGALSGSRYLGGGTNLVDLMRETVERPTQLVDVSGLAHDIEERPDGSLLVGAAVKNTALAEHRAVRERFPLLARAIASGASGQIRNMATVAGNMLQRTRCSYFYDHEGAHCNKRNPGEGCDAIEGVHRMHAVLGASSACIATHPSDMCVALAALDAVVHLQGAGGARQVPFNDFHLLPEDHPERETVLQPGELVTAIWIPALAYGANSTYRKVRDRASYAFALVSVAAALEVRDGIVADVRLALGGVAHKPWRARTAERMLVGQPASAAHFEAAAKAEMAGAAPLRDNAFKIPLVQRTMVAVLDRLATVHS from the coding sequence ATGAATCCATTTACGTTCGCACGCGCGCAGGATGCCGCGGACGCCGTGCGCCAGGGCGCGCTGTCCGGCAGCCGCTACCTGGGCGGCGGCACCAACCTGGTCGACCTGATGCGCGAAACCGTGGAGCGGCCCACCCAGCTGGTCGACGTCAGCGGCCTGGCGCACGACATCGAAGAGCGGCCGGACGGCAGCCTGCTGGTGGGCGCCGCCGTCAAGAACACGGCGCTGGCCGAGCACCGCGCCGTGCGCGAGCGTTTTCCGCTGCTGGCGCGCGCCATCGCCTCCGGCGCCTCGGGCCAGATCCGCAATATGGCCACCGTCGCCGGCAATATGCTGCAGCGCACCCGCTGCAGCTATTTCTACGACCACGAAGGCGCCCACTGCAACAAGCGCAATCCGGGCGAGGGCTGCGACGCCATCGAGGGCGTGCACCGCATGCACGCGGTGCTGGGCGCCTCGAGCGCCTGCATCGCCACCCATCCGTCCGATATGTGCGTGGCGCTGGCCGCACTGGATGCCGTGGTACACCTGCAGGGCGCGGGCGGCGCGCGCCAGGTGCCGTTCAATGACTTCCACCTGCTGCCCGAGGACCATCCCGAGCGCGAGACCGTGCTGCAGCCGGGCGAACTGGTGACGGCAATCTGGATTCCGGCGCTGGCCTACGGCGCCAATTCCACCTATCGCAAGGTGCGCGACCGGGCCAGCTATGCCTTCGCGCTGGTGTCGGTGGCGGCCGCGCTCGAGGTGCGCGATGGCATCGTCGCCGACGTACGGCTGGCGCTGGGCGGCGTTGCCCACAAGCCGTGGCGCGCCAGGACGGCCGAGCGCATGCTGGTGGGACAGCCGGCCAGCGCGGCCCATTTCGAAGCGGCGGCAAAGGCCGAGATGGCCGGCGCCGCGCCGCTGCGCGACAACGCGTTCAAGATCCCGCTGGTCCAGCGCACGATGGTGGCCGTGCTCGACCGGCTGGCCACCGTGCATTCCTGA
- a CDS encoding xanthine dehydrogenase family protein molybdopterin-binding subunit, giving the protein MKIVQNIQKAGQAIMQKAIVHAPDRFIPGGRPDPLTSSDDALIGAPLSRIDGPLKVKGEAQFAAEFPLAGMTHAALVCSTVAKGRIAAIDSTAAEAAPGVVLVMTHRNAPKMAPPAVMMREPLGASGDDLPVFQDERVHWNGQPVALVLAETREQADHAASLVRVRYDIEDSVTTMEAALAAGAEVAAFMGQPLQDIKGDAEAALAAAAHRVDAVYRTPRQNHNAIELHAVTVAWEGDTLQVHDASQAVGNTAWTLAQVFGIKPEQVRVSSPFVGGGFGGKLLWQHHILAAAAARLSGRPVRLMLSRAGVCRLVGGRSLTAQRVAIGADRDGRFGALIHAGMTVMTEHNAFPEPFIHNARCLYAARTMKLEVKTVTMDMVANVAMRAPGESVGSFALESAVDELADQLGIDPIVLRRRNEPVQDPTKGTPFSSRHLIEAYRAGAQAFGWQERHAKPGMRQEGEWLVGLGCASAVFPYYRMDGGAARIVLDRDGHARVTVAGHEMGMGTATAQTQLSAARLGLPLDKVSFGYGDSTMPGTVMAGGSQQTAVIAAAVRAAHGELCAELLKLAGRESPLAGLKAEQVRSRDGGLCKSDDAERWESYADILARAGRDEVDVMAEAPAALESQHWSMHSYGAIFCEARVNVVTGEPRVTRLLGSFDCGRILNPKTAASQLRGGMIMGLGAALMEETHVDGRNGRIANPSLSEYHVPAHLDVPQVEVMWLDIPDPHAPAGMRGIGEIGITGTMAAIANAIYNACGKRVRELPITLDKLL; this is encoded by the coding sequence ATGAAGATCGTGCAGAACATCCAGAAGGCCGGCCAGGCCATCATGCAGAAGGCGATCGTGCATGCGCCCGACCGCTTCATCCCGGGCGGCCGGCCCGATCCGCTGACGTCCAGCGACGACGCGCTGATCGGTGCGCCGCTGTCGCGCATCGATGGCCCGCTGAAAGTGAAAGGCGAAGCGCAGTTCGCGGCCGAGTTCCCGCTCGCCGGGATGACCCATGCGGCGCTGGTGTGCAGCACGGTGGCGAAAGGCCGCATCGCCGCCATCGACAGCACTGCTGCCGAGGCGGCGCCCGGTGTGGTGCTGGTGATGACCCACCGCAACGCGCCGAAGATGGCGCCGCCGGCCGTCATGATGCGCGAGCCGCTGGGGGCGAGCGGCGACGACTTGCCGGTATTCCAGGACGAGCGCGTGCACTGGAACGGCCAGCCGGTGGCGCTGGTGCTGGCCGAGACCCGCGAGCAGGCCGACCATGCCGCCAGCCTGGTGCGGGTGCGCTACGACATTGAAGACAGCGTCACGACCATGGAAGCCGCGCTGGCGGCCGGCGCCGAAGTCGCCGCCTTCATGGGCCAGCCGCTGCAGGACATCAAGGGCGACGCCGAAGCAGCCCTGGCGGCGGCAGCGCACCGGGTCGATGCGGTGTACCGCACGCCGCGCCAGAACCACAATGCGATCGAGCTGCATGCCGTAACCGTCGCCTGGGAAGGCGACACCCTGCAGGTGCATGACGCCAGCCAGGCCGTGGGCAACACGGCGTGGACGCTGGCCCAGGTGTTCGGCATCAAGCCGGAACAGGTGCGCGTGAGCTCGCCCTTCGTGGGCGGCGGCTTCGGCGGCAAGCTGCTGTGGCAGCACCACATCCTCGCCGCGGCCGCGGCCAGGCTGTCCGGGCGGCCGGTGCGCCTGATGCTGTCGCGCGCGGGCGTCTGTCGCCTCGTCGGCGGACGCTCCCTGACCGCGCAGCGGGTCGCCATCGGCGCCGACCGCGACGGCCGTTTCGGCGCGCTGATCCACGCCGGCATGACGGTGATGACCGAACATAACGCCTTCCCCGAGCCGTTCATCCACAACGCGCGCTGCCTGTACGCGGCCCGGACCATGAAGCTCGAGGTCAAGACGGTCACCATGGATATGGTGGCCAACGTCGCCATGCGCGCGCCGGGCGAGTCGGTGGGCTCGTTTGCCCTCGAGAGCGCGGTCGACGAACTCGCCGATCAATTGGGGATCGACCCCATCGTGCTGCGCAGGCGCAACGAGCCGGTGCAAGACCCGACCAAGGGTACCCCGTTCTCGTCGCGCCACCTGATCGAGGCCTACCGCGCCGGGGCCCAGGCCTTCGGCTGGCAGGAACGCCATGCCAAGCCCGGCATGCGGCAGGAAGGAGAATGGCTGGTCGGGCTGGGCTGCGCCAGCGCCGTGTTTCCGTATTATCGGATGGATGGCGGCGCGGCCCGCATCGTCCTCGACCGCGACGGCCATGCCCGGGTGACGGTCGCCGGCCACGAGATGGGGATGGGCACGGCCACGGCCCAGACCCAGCTGTCCGCGGCCCGCCTCGGCCTGCCGCTGGACAAGGTCTCGTTCGGTTATGGCGACTCGACGATGCCGGGCACGGTGATGGCGGGCGGTTCGCAGCAGACGGCGGTGATCGCGGCCGCGGTGCGCGCCGCGCACGGCGAACTATGCGCCGAGCTGCTCAAGCTCGCCGGGCGCGAATCGCCGCTGGCGGGACTGAAGGCCGAGCAGGTGCGGTCGCGCGATGGCGGCCTGTGCAAGTCCGACGACGCCGAGCGCTGGGAAAGCTATGCCGACATCCTGGCCCGCGCGGGACGCGACGAGGTCGACGTCATGGCCGAGGCGCCGGCGGCGCTGGAGAGCCAGCACTGGTCGATGCATTCGTACGGCGCCATCTTCTGCGAGGCGCGGGTCAATGTCGTCACCGGCGAACCGCGCGTCACCCGCCTGCTGGGTTCGTTCGATTGCGGCCGCATCCTCAATCCCAAGACCGCCGCCAGCCAGCTACGGGGCGGGATGATCATGGGCCTGGGCGCGGCGCTGATGGAAGAAACGCATGTCGATGGACGGAACGGCCGCATCGCGAACCCCAGCCTGTCGGAATACCACGTGCCGGCCCACCTCGACGTGCCGCAGGTCGAGGTGATGTGGCTGGACATCCCCGACCCGCATGCGCCGGCGGGAATGCGCGGCATCGGCGAGATCGGCATCACGGGCACCATGGCGGCGATCGCGAACGCGATCTACAACGCCTGCGGCAAGCGGGTGCGGGAGTTGCCGATCACGCTCGACAAGTTGCTATAG
- a CDS encoding vWA domain-containing protein, producing MHPLLHRQRGAVAIMVAISMLVLLGAVGLAIDAGLAYLVKARLNAAVDSAALAGARAVTTGNNQAEQTASARTAAADFFLANIPTNYLLSAPRILSTNVTFKGGQAIIDVVADAKMPVSIMQVMGFESLSPVAQAQTIRNDLDMALVIDTSGSLEGSAATVRASAKSFLSKFNVTQDRVALVHFASGAETDVPIKPTARGFDRTTMNTRINGFPFIGGTASVEGMWNAREQLDLVPLASRSTMRVIVFFSDGAPSAFGSYMTFNNATDCKDTLGRDIPGTMDSAGASYGLSKMDDSDNVVIKESCRLYRNNAYAVKRLPDWYNAHNDPKNPNDPARREIPLVTKLPRVVTSDISSGAGAGSQIYRTNVERASRNLAEAIASSARDQGIVVFTLGMGAKLKTSGDFDPDTGEMILKCMANAVDAPKRCQNPNQPVGMYCYAATDADLTPCFSRLASAILRISQ from the coding sequence ATGCATCCGCTTCTACACCGGCAGCGCGGCGCTGTCGCCATCATGGTGGCCATCTCCATGCTCGTGCTGCTCGGCGCGGTCGGCCTGGCGATCGACGCCGGCCTGGCCTACCTGGTCAAGGCGCGCCTGAACGCGGCCGTCGATTCGGCCGCCCTGGCCGGCGCCCGCGCCGTCACGACCGGCAATAACCAGGCCGAGCAGACCGCCAGCGCGCGCACCGCCGCGGCGGATTTCTTTCTTGCGAACATACCCACCAACTACCTGCTGTCGGCGCCCAGGATCCTGAGCACCAACGTGACCTTCAAGGGCGGCCAGGCGATCATCGACGTCGTGGCCGATGCGAAAATGCCGGTATCGATCATGCAGGTGATGGGCTTCGAGTCGCTGAGCCCCGTCGCCCAGGCGCAGACGATCCGCAACGACCTGGACATGGCGCTGGTGATCGATACCTCGGGCTCGCTGGAAGGGTCGGCCGCGACCGTGCGCGCCTCGGCCAAGAGTTTCCTGAGCAAGTTCAACGTCACGCAGGACCGGGTGGCGCTGGTGCATTTCGCCTCCGGGGCCGAAACCGACGTGCCCATCAAGCCCACGGCGCGCGGCTTCGACCGCACGACGATGAATACCAGGATCAACGGCTTCCCCTTCATTGGCGGCACGGCGTCGGTCGAAGGTATGTGGAATGCGCGCGAACAGCTCGACCTGGTGCCGCTGGCCAGTCGCTCGACCATGCGCGTGATCGTATTCTTCTCGGACGGGGCGCCATCGGCATTCGGCTCTTACATGACCTTCAACAACGCGACCGACTGCAAGGACACGCTCGGCAGGGACATCCCCGGCACGATGGACTCGGCCGGCGCAAGCTACGGCTTGAGCAAGATGGACGATAGCGACAACGTCGTCATCAAGGAGAGCTGCAGGCTGTACCGCAACAATGCCTATGCGGTGAAACGGCTGCCGGACTGGTACAACGCCCATAACGACCCGAAGAACCCCAATGATCCGGCCCGGCGCGAAATCCCGCTCGTCACCAAGCTCCCGCGCGTCGTCACGAGCGACATCAGCAGCGGCGCCGGCGCCGGCAGCCAGATTTACCGGACCAACGTCGAACGCGCCTCGCGCAACCTGGCCGAGGCGATCGCCTCCAGCGCGCGCGACCAGGGCATCGTCGTGTTCACGCTGGGCATGGGCGCCAAGCTCAAGACGTCGGGCGACTTCGACCCCGATACCGGCGAGATGATCCTCAAGTGCATGGCCAACGCGGTCGATGCACCGAAGCGCTGCCAGAACCCGAACCAGCCGGTCGGCATGTACTGCTACGCCGCGACCGACGCCGACCTGACGCCCTGCTTCTCGCGGCTGGCCTCGGCGATCCTGCGCATTTCGCAGTGA
- a CDS encoding TadE/TadG family type IV pilus assembly protein, translating into MQDMTDGAVATLHKRRGRERGLAAVELALLMPMLVILALCAIDGARALQANIIMTNIAREGANLASRGGTDLEDGSQDIIYAVMSSAPPLNVNQQGMMYITRVMGVPGTGGTRSVVLDQYRWDDVARGLGARKSSYQPASRIYACGSWNSAGKCTGISSTSRPAAQVLTGKLDDGEIVYVVETFYKFDMLVNAFTFRKDALPTFGPDLYSMSVF; encoded by the coding sequence ATGCAAGACATGACTGACGGCGCAGTCGCTACTTTACATAAAAGACGGGGCCGGGAGCGCGGCCTTGCAGCGGTCGAGCTCGCCTTACTGATGCCGATGCTGGTGATCCTGGCCCTGTGCGCCATCGACGGCGCGCGCGCCCTGCAAGCGAACATCATCATGACCAATATCGCGCGCGAGGGCGCCAACCTGGCGTCGCGCGGCGGCACCGACCTGGAGGACGGCAGCCAGGACATCATCTATGCGGTCATGTCGAGCGCGCCGCCCCTGAACGTCAACCAGCAGGGCATGATGTACATCACCCGGGTGATGGGCGTGCCCGGCACCGGCGGGACGCGCAGCGTGGTGCTCGACCAGTACCGCTGGGACGACGTCGCGCGCGGACTGGGCGCCCGCAAGAGCAGCTACCAGCCGGCCAGCCGCATTTATGCCTGCGGCTCGTGGAACAGCGCCGGCAAGTGCACCGGCATCAGCAGCACCTCGCGCCCGGCCGCGCAAGTGCTGACCGGCAAACTCGACGATGGCGAGATCGTGTACGTCGTAGAAACCTTCTACAAGTTCGACATGCTGGTCAATGCCTTCACCTTCCGCAAGGACGCCCTGCCCACGTTCGGGCCCGACCTGTATTCCATGAGCGTGTTCTGA
- a CDS encoding TadE/TadG family type IV pilus assembly protein, which yields MYSIPRRQSGATLVEMAIIAPVFLLVLIAIIELSMMFFATLTMQYAVREGGRFAITGRCSESGAANQQRFNTVIAKIRDSSMGMYDRTAPVISVNGTQYSTKTYGNAMFGAAGDILVIQLDSSWPVSTPMLSSFFTNGVYRFTVAATMRNEIFQSCKT from the coding sequence ATGTATTCCATCCCTCGCCGTCAATCCGGCGCCACACTCGTCGAGATGGCGATCATCGCGCCGGTATTCCTGCTGGTGCTGATTGCCATCATTGAACTGAGCATGATGTTCTTCGCGACGCTCACCATGCAGTATGCCGTACGCGAGGGCGGACGCTTCGCCATCACGGGCCGCTGCTCCGAGTCCGGGGCGGCCAACCAGCAGCGTTTCAACACCGTCATCGCCAAGATTCGCGATAGTTCCATGGGCATGTACGACCGGACGGCGCCCGTCATTTCGGTCAACGGCACCCAATATTCCACGAAGACCTACGGCAATGCGATGTTCGGCGCCGCGGGAGACATCCTGGTGATCCAGCTCGACTCCAGCTGGCCCGTCAGCACGCCCATGCTGTCGAGCTTCTTCACCAATGGCGTCTACCGCTTCACGGTGGCCGCCACGATGCGCAACGAAATTTTCCAATCATGCAAGACATGA
- a CDS encoding sensor histidine kinase has product MTWLASIVPSFLRPAASSGNAPATGQRVASADAEVWMVFGMRVLLAVSALLTLYIGAGGVTLSRHWTWLVFAAYALHSLTLLVIACYRAGFWHGPRVYWIDIAWYGLIIWASGGTASPFFSFFFFAILATSFRHGFDAGAKLTLGSVGVVAVSVLAAQGLATLQILLLRATFVLALGYMVAFWGGLAVDQRRRLALLRDVSRLSNPRFGVQHTLDSLMDKILRFYGADNCVLLMKDSHERWTMSTAHHPRTGRAIGRSRPDADDIQPLLDLESGAILYQAPPRHFGLFTLGPATAVRLETGKRDWRQADAAACGHVADLLDSEGFISVSLPLRKGAGRIFVSGARFKRGDASFLKHIVQQAFPVIETIDLLDRLASEAAFRERQTIARDLHDSTIQPYIGLRHAVAAIRNQAGDDSPVTPELDRLVDMCSGVIGDMRDFAQRFRSGRQEEPELLIALRRQLRQVESFYGVDVMLEMHAGSAINDRMAAEVFQIVTEGISNICKHTRARTAGVVVEEEGGALSIDIFNPAAVPGQAPAPFVPRSIAERVQGLGGQFEVEADGRQTLLRIRIPI; this is encoded by the coding sequence ATGACTTGGTTAGCTAGCATCGTTCCATCCTTCCTGCGGCCAGCCGCATCCAGCGGCAACGCGCCAGCCACCGGCCAGCGCGTCGCCTCGGCCGACGCCGAGGTGTGGATGGTGTTCGGCATGCGCGTGCTGCTGGCGGTGTCGGCGCTGCTCACGCTGTACATCGGCGCCGGCGGCGTCACCCTGTCGCGCCACTGGACCTGGCTGGTCTTCGCCGCCTATGCGCTGCACAGCCTGACCCTGCTGGTGATCGCCTGCTACCGGGCCGGCTTCTGGCATGGCCCACGGGTGTACTGGATCGACATCGCCTGGTATGGCCTGATCATCTGGGCCAGCGGCGGCACCGCCAGTCCCTTCTTCTCGTTCTTCTTCTTCGCCATCCTGGCCACCTCGTTCCGGCACGGTTTCGATGCCGGCGCCAAGCTGACCCTCGGCTCGGTCGGCGTGGTGGCGGTCTCGGTGCTGGCGGCCCAGGGGCTGGCGACGCTGCAGATCCTGCTGCTGCGCGCGACCTTCGTGCTGGCGCTGGGCTATATGGTCGCGTTCTGGGGCGGACTGGCGGTCGACCAGCGCCGGCGCCTGGCGCTGCTGCGCGACGTCAGCCGCCTGTCGAATCCGCGCTTCGGGGTGCAGCATACGCTCGATTCGCTAATGGACAAGATCCTGCGCTTCTACGGCGCGGACAACTGCGTGCTGCTGATGAAGGACAGCCATGAACGCTGGACCATGAGCACGGCCCACCATCCGAGAACCGGCCGCGCGATCGGCCGCAGCCGGCCCGATGCCGACGACATCCAGCCGCTGCTCGATCTCGAGAGCGGCGCCATCCTGTACCAGGCGCCACCACGCCACTTCGGCCTGTTCACCCTTGGTCCGGCCACCGCCGTGCGGCTGGAGACCGGCAAGCGCGACTGGCGCCAGGCCGATGCCGCTGCCTGCGGCCACGTGGCCGACCTGCTCGACAGCGAGGGCTTCATCAGCGTGTCGCTGCCGCTGCGCAAGGGCGCCGGCCGCATCTTCGTGAGCGGCGCGCGCTTCAAGCGGGGCGACGCCAGCTTCCTGAAGCACATCGTGCAGCAGGCCTTTCCGGTCATCGAGACCATCGACCTGCTCGACCGTTTGGCCTCCGAGGCCGCCTTCCGCGAGCGCCAGACCATTGCGCGCGACCTGCATGACAGCACGATCCAGCCCTACATCGGCCTGCGCCACGCGGTGGCGGCGATCCGCAACCAGGCCGGTGACGACAGCCCGGTGACGCCCGAACTCGACCGCCTGGTGGACATGTGTTCGGGCGTGATCGGCGACATGCGCGACTTCGCCCAGCGTTTTCGCAGCGGGCGCCAGGAGGAGCCAGAACTGTTGATCGCCTTGCGCCGCCAGCTGCGGCAGGTCGAATCGTTCTATGGCGTCGACGTGATGCTGGAAATGCATGCCGGCAGCGCGATCAACGACCGTATGGCGGCCGAGGTGTTTCAGATCGTCACCGAGGGCATCAGCAATATCTGCAAGCATACCCGCGCCCGCACGGCCGGCGTGGTGGTCGAAGAGGAGGGCGGCGCACTCTCCATCGATATCTTCAACCCGGCGGCCGTGCCCGGGCAGGCGCCGGCGCCATTCGTGCCCCGTTCGATCGCCGAGCGGGTCCAGGGGCTGGGCGGCCAGTTTGAGGTCGAGGCCGACGGCCGCCAGACCCTGCTGCGCATCCGTATTCCGATTTGA